In Ostrea edulis chromosome 10, xbOstEdul1.1, whole genome shotgun sequence, one genomic interval encodes:
- the LOC125665335 gene encoding putative defense protein codes for MMLYLTYVVLVFLPGVISYAYGPPLGSCASMFPTGHKASAQTTAPPYTISVNATSYSPNDVIEITVNTTGLHGVTYYEGIMMQARQIACDVAAPTKGHGSFSVEEGDQFLETMDCEDNAKSAVVHMNHSKIESRVFHWKASFPSGVGHLIFRATIVKSKTTFWTKVYSSIIEDESSQAPLKICSNGSNTVEYHSMITVMFALTMLSTLML; via the exons ATGATGCTGTATTTGACGTATGTCGTCCTGGTTTTCCTCCCGGGAGTCATTTCCTATGCATATGGACCTCCCCTTGGATCGTGTGCCTCCATGTTTCCGACAGGTCACAAAGCCAGTGCTCAAACCACCGCCCCTCCATACACAATATCTGTGAACGCCACGTCATACAGTCCTAACGATGTCATTGAAA TAACTGTGAATACTACGGGGCTCCATGGAGTGACATACTATGAAGGGATTATGATGCAGGCGCGTCAAATTGCCTGCGATGTGGCGGCCCCTACCAAGGGACATGGGAGTTTCTCGGTGGAAGAAGGGGACCAATTCCTGGAGACAATGGATTGCGAAGACAATGCAAAG AGTGCTGTGGTTCATATGAATCACTCCAAGATTGAATCTCGGGTTTTCCACTGGAAAGCGTCGTTCCCCTCTGGAGTAGGCCATCTCATTTTCAG AGCTACGATCGTGAAATCGAAGACCACGTTTTGGACCAAAGTATATTCTTCAATCATCGAAGATGAGTCATCCCAGGCCCCGCTGAAGATCTGCAGTAATGGGTCTAATACAGTCGAATATCACTCTATGATCACCGTCATGTTTGCACTCACAATGCTTAGTACTCTTATGCTGTGA